One Gossypium hirsutum isolate 1008001.06 chromosome A11, Gossypium_hirsutum_v2.1, whole genome shotgun sequence genomic window carries:
- the LOC107944009 gene encoding uncharacterized protein, producing MESKTLTIIKARKQLVFMFNSLRGMLQPVKAFQFFLVLSCTLFCLITCEPCAVSGMPKTDEYEGCEYYGDAHHVGFQETIIDSTHSQSDMGTFTTRLSVERVCSDSHSFCFPSTLPGFLTEESTLEVGGLEVSRSQSDSASSFAEQSNLRVQASNSSWLSDHSMFKLLNGRTVSCSVYSKAGIHEFPSINTDGANQNDISCKGPLLSQKSTSVRMEKNNEVTKLSSFDGLSSPNVEINPPIMDWGHKYLFLPSVAYLTVANTCNDSILHIHEPFSTNIQFYPCNFSEVLLGPGEVASICFVFLPRWVGLSSAHLVLQTSSGGFLVQARGFAVESPYEIQPLVSLDIPSSRQLSKNLSLFNPFDETLYVEEITSWISVSLGNSAHHTEAVCSVENFKGYNGQSLLGAEDWLVMNSDKYGFPIMAMRPSRKWEINPLSRETIVEIDLSPESEGKVFGAFCMQLQRSSQDSSDIIMVPLEVDLGTKASYIDHASSLSVSLDGLVPNDGSGTVFVAISLKNFAPYVLSIVKIDEVADAKVFDIKYVEGLLLYPGAVTQVAVIACTKLSSEVHDSSFEVSNMINSCKLLLMTNESISPQIEVSCEEIIHVCVEHQENLSMAYEHQSEIVKSGNTSTGTLRVGMQLASGAKVLQTAEVDELILANWKSQGASGGMSVLDDQEVLFPMVQVGSHCSKWITVKNPSMQPVVMQLILNSGEVIDECMSQDIFVKPPSGSLVHNSSTIPMRAGFSLGESAQTEAYVHPNGRASFGPILFHPSNRCGWTSSALIRNNLSGVEWLSLRGYGGSISLVLFEGSEPIQGVEFILNLPTSLNISPLQMLFHMEETSYACSQPFSKELYAKNTGDLPLEVKSIEVSGRKCVGYGFMVHSCEGFSLEPGESTKLLISYQPDFSAGMVHRDLELALATGIFVIPMKATLPLHMLNLCKKSAFWMRLKKLSIAILLSASLLFLLFCFVFHQAMILGSQDCFYKSEKNPISTTRSGGKCSRDQRNGRFSMSAEVDGLLSSVEGAKSLKEASNGRFPNDHVRNKEERFTNRNAKLTPENDSEVNSFLDPQREISLPSLPSKSAGAVNPDTKEAPQTGNLTIRIGKDKGRRRRKRKGGFKELIEVSSSQSGNSTPSSPHSPTSVASNRTWPLSPDVEQSIESRNPFTHLANQICEKGKVPQPISKANVLGPKVSVEHVSNNWYSSQEQPRIPRQNVSQPVLSYSATFPCASRATASTRSSSSPLASMSVIAPCARAPGSKLSDQKIIKAERKGRMEDEYTYDIWGDHFSGLHLNGSSRDVVAVNSSTTENNSDSFFVRGPQTLMEKSQPRSVSYFNRDG from the exons ATGGAGTCTAAAACCCTAACGATCATCAAAGCTCGAAAACAGCTGGTCTTCATGTTCAACTCTCTCCg GGGGATGTTACAACCAGTTAAAGCATTCCAGTTCTTCTTGGTTCTGTCTTGTACCCTTTTTTGCTTAATTACATGTGAACCATGTGCTGTGAGTGGCATGCCAAAAACAGACGAATATGAGGGATGTGAGTACTATGGAGATGCTCACCATGTTGGTTTTCAAGAAACTATAATTGACTCTACACATTCGCAGTCTGACATGGGAACTTTTACAACTCGTTTAAGTGTTGAGAGGGTATGCAGTGATTCTCATTCGTTCTGTTTCCCTTCTACATTGCCTGGGTTTTTGACCGAAGAGAGTACACTTGAAGTAGGTGGTTTAGAAGTTTCTAGGAGTCAGTCTGATAGTGCTTCATCTTTTGCAGAACAAAGTAACCTTAGGGTGCAGGCAAGTAACAGCAGTTGGTTATCTGACCATagtatgtttaaattattaaatggCCGGACAGTTTCGTGTTCTGTATATTCAAAAGCTGGCATCCATGAGTTTCCATCAATTAATACTGATGGTGCTAATCAAAATGATATTTCTTGTAAAGGACCTTTACTAAGTCAGAAGAGTACCAGTGTTAGGATGGAAAAGAACAATGAGGTGACCAAATTAAGTTCTTTTGATGGTTTATCTTCACCTAATGTAGAGATAAATCCTCCTATAATGGATTGGGgacacaaatatttatttttaccatcAGTGGCTTATTTGACAGTAGCAAATACGTGCAATGACAGCATTTTGCACATTCATGAACCATTCAGTACCAATATACAGTTCTATCCCTGCAATTTTAGTGAGGTTTTGCTTGGACCTGGTGAAGTAGCTTCAATATGTTTTGTGTTTTTACCTAGATGGGTGGGCTTGTCATCAGCTCACCTTGTCTTGCAGACAAGCTCTGGTGGTTTCCTGGTTCAAGCTAGGGGGTTTGCTGTTGAGTCCCCATATGAGATTCAGCCATTAGTAAGCCTGGATATTCCTTCTAGTAGGCAGTTGAGTAAGAATTTGTCTTTGTTCAATCCTTTCGATGAAACCCTCTATGTGGAAGAAATAACTTCATGGATATCAGTTTCTCTTGGGAACTCTGCCCATCATACTGAAGCAGTTTGTAGTGTAGAAAACTTCAAGGGCTATAATGGGCAAAGCTTACTCGGTGCTGAGGATTGGTTGGTCATGAACAGTGATAAATATGGTTTTCCAATTATGGCTATGAGGCCGAGCAGGAAGTGGGAGATTAATCCTCTAAGCCGTGAGACCATTGTAGAGATTGATTTATCTCCTGAATCAGAAGGAAAAGTTTTTGGTGCTTTTTGCATGCAGTTGCAGAGGTCTTCACAAGACTCGTCTGATATAATTATGGTTCCTCTTGAAGTTGATTTGGGTACCAAAGCATCCTATATTGACCATGCAAGTTCTCTTTCAGTTTCTCTTGATGGTCTGGTGCCAAATGATGGCAGTGGAACTGTTTTTGTGGCCATCTCTTTGAAAAATTTTGCTCCTTATGTGCTGAGTATTGTCAAGATTGATGAAGTTGCAGATGCTAAGGTTTTCGATATCAAGTATGTGGAAGGGTTGCTGCTCTACCCTGGTGCTGTTACCCAGGTTGCTGTGATTGCTTGCACTAAACTATCAAGTGAGGTTCATGATTCTTCTTTTGAAGTATCCAACATGATCAACAGTTGTAAATTGCTGTTAATGACAAATGAATCTATTAGCCCTCAGATTGAAGTTTCTTGTGAGGAAATAATCCATGTTTGTGTGGAACATCAGGAAAATTTGTCCATGGCTTATGAACATCAGTCTGAAATTGTTAAATCTGGCAACACAAGCACAGGAACCTTGAGGGTTGGCATGCAACTGGCATCAGGGGCCAAG GTGTTACAGACAGCTGAAGTGGATGAATTGATACTTGCAAACTGGAAATCTCAAGGTGCTTCAGGTGGCATGTCAGTGCTTGATGATCAAGAGGTTCTGTTTCCAATGGTTCAAGTTGGAAGTCACTGCTCCAAGTGGATCACTGTGAAAAATCCTAGCATGCAGCCTGTTGTAATGCAACTCATTCTTAACTCAGGAGAAGTTATTGATGAATGTATGAGCCAAGATATTTTTGTGAAGCCCCCTTCTGGTAGCTTGGTTCACAATTCATCTACTATTCCTATGAGAGCTGGGTTCTCGTTAGGAGAGAGTGCACAGACAGAGGCCTATGTTCATCCTAATGGTAGAGCATCTTTTGGGCCGATATTATTTCACCCTTCAAATCGTTGTGGGTGGACAAGTTCAGCACTGATAAGGAACAACCTTTCTGGTGTTGAGTGGTTATCTTTGAGGGGATATGGAGGGTCTATTTCTCTAGTCCTGTTCGAGGGTTCAGAACCCATCCAGGGTGTAGAATTTATCCTTAACTTGCCAACTTCCCTAAATATCTCTCCTCTACAAATGCTTTTTCACATGGAAGAGACTAGTTATGCATGTTCTCAGCCGTTTTCAAAAGAGCTTTATGCCAAGAATACTGGAGACTTGCCACTTGAGGTAAAAAGCATTGAAGTTTCAGGGAGGAAGTGTGTAGGTTATGGCTTTATGGTGCATAGTTGTGAAGGTTTCTCTCTTGAACCTGGAGAGTCAACAAAGCTTCTGATATCATACCAGCCAGATTTTTCAGCAGGTATGGTACATAGGGATCTTGAACTGGCTTTGGCTACAGGCATTTTTGTCATACCCATGAAGGCAACTCTCCCTCTGCATATGCTTAATCTTTGTAAGAAATCAGCGTTCTGGATGCGGCTAAAGAAACTCTCTATCGCAATTCTTCTTTCTGCTTCTTTATTGTTTCTCTTATTCTGTTTCGTTTTTCACCAAGCAATGATCTTGGGTTCCCAAGATTGCTTTTACAAGAGTGAGAAGAACCCGATCAGTACAACCCGGTCTGGAGGAAAATGTTCTCGTGATCAGAGAAATGGTAGGTTCTCTATGTCAGCTGAAGTTGACGGTTTGTTAAGTTCAGTTGAGGGTGCTAAATCTTTGAAGGAGGCATCTAATGGTAGATTCCCAAATGATCATGTTAGGAATAAGGAAGAGAGGTTTACTAATCGAAATGCAAAACTAACTCCTGAAAATGACAGCGAAGTTAACAGTTTCTTAGATCCTCAGAGGGAAATTTCATTGCCATCTTTGCCCTCAAAATCTGCGGGGGCTGTAAATCCTGATACGAAGGAAGCACCACAAACTGGTAACCTTACTATCCGGATTGGGAAAGATAAAGGAAGAAGGCGAAGGAAAAGGAAAGGTGGATTTAAAGAATTGATTGAAGTTTCAAGTAGTCAAAGTGGAAATTCTACACCTTCATCCCCTCACTCCCCCACATCTGTAGCATCTAATCGCACATGGCCACTCTCCCCCGATGTGGAGCAATCCATTGAATCTAGGAATCCTTTTACACATTTGGCTAACCAAATCTGCGAGAAAGGTAAGGTTCCTCAACCTATTTCAAAAGCAAATGTGTTGGGACCTAAGGTTTCTGTGGAACATGTCAGCAACAACTGGTATTCTTCACAAGAGCAGCCTAGAATACCAAGGCAAAATGTTTCACAACCTGTTCTCTCGTACTCTGCTACTTTTCCTTGTGCTAGTAGGGCGACCGCCAGTACACGGAGCTCCTCTTCTCCTTTGGCTTCAATGTCTGTTATTGCTCCTTGTGCTCGAGCTCCAGGATCCAAACTCTCTGACCAGAAAATCATAAAAGCAGAAAGGAAGGGtagaatggaagatgaatatactTACGACATTTGGGGTGACCATTTTTCTGGACTCCATTTGAATGGTAGTTCAAGGGATGTTGTTGCAGTGAATTCCAGCACTACAGAAAATAACTCCGATAGTTTCTTTGTCAGGGGTCCACAAACCCTCATGGAAAAATCTCAACCAAGATCTGTAAGTTATTTCAATCGAGATGGGTAA
- the LOC107944292 gene encoding patatin-like protein 1 — protein sequence MDARLSSVQIQPPKYGKLITVISIDGGGIRGIIPGVILAALESELQKLDGEDVRLADYFDVMAGTSTGGLITAMLSAPDENGRPLFAAKDIVPFYVKNGPQIFPQPSGILAWASTITKALTGPRYDGKFHYKLIRDLLGNTKLHQTLTSVAIPTFDIKKLQPTIFSTYQIPRRPEIDALLSDICISTSAAPTYFPSYYFKNNDEEFNLIDGGIAANNPTLVAIREVTKEIMKENPDFAAMDPLDYGRYLVISLGAGSNRHEKKYDAKTASKWGLISWLFENNASPILDFYGEASKDMIDYHNSVVFRALHSEDMYLRIDDDTLTGDMASVDISTKENLDNLVDKGHKLLTKTVSRINLDTGFYEPVENGGSNAEALQRFAKLLSDENKLRCSCKSP from the exons atggATGCAAGATTATCATCTGTACAAATCCAACCACCAAAATATGGAAAACTTATCACTGTTATCAGTATCGATGGAGGGGGAATTAGAGGAATCATTCCTGGTGTTATTCTCGCTGCACTTGAATCTGAACTTCAG AAACTGGATGGTGAGGATGTTAGGCTTGCGGATTACTTCGACGTCATGGCAGGAACAAGCACCGGTGGTCTTATAACAGCCATGTTATCTGCCCCAGATGAAAATGGTCGTCCTCTTTTTGCTGCTAAAGATATAGTGCCTTTTTACGTTAAAAATGGCCCTCAAATTTTCCCACAGCCGAG TGGGATCCTGGCATGGGCTTCGACGATAACGAAAGCACTAACGGGACCCAGATACGATGGGAAGTTTCATTACAAGCTGATTAGGGACTTATTAGGGAACACTAAATTGCATCAAACCTTGACCAGTGTTGCCATTCCTACTTTCGACATTAAGAAACTTCAGCCTACTATCTTCTCCACCTATCAG ATTCCTCGAAGACCAGAGATTGACGCCTTGTTATCAGACATCTGCATATCCACGTCTGCAGCGCCCACTTATTTCCCATCTTATTATTTCAAGAACAACGATGAAGAATTCAACCTTATCGACGGCGGCATCGCAGCCAACAATCCC ACATTGGTTGCCATACGAGAAGTGACGAAAGAGATAATGAAAGAGAACCCAGATTTTGCAGCGATGGACCCCTTGGATTATGGACGCTATCTTGTGATCTCGCTAGGAGCAGGATCCAACAGGCACGAAAAGAAATACGATGCCAAAACGGCGTCCAAATGGGGTCTGATAAGCTGGTTATTTGAAAATAACGCTAGTCCCATACTGGATTTTTATGGCGAAGCTAGCAAGGATATGATTGACTACCATAACTCTGTTGTTTTCCGGGCCCTTCATTCTGAGGACATGTATCTTCGTATCGat GATGATACGCTAACTGGGGATATGGCCTCCGTCGATATATCTACAAAGGAGAATCTGGACAACCTGGTCGATAAAGGACACAAGTTGCTCACTAAAACTGTTTCACGCATCAATCTCGACACCGGCTTTTACGAACCAGTTGAAAATGGCGGCTCCAATGCAGAAGCACTGCAAAG GTTCGCAAAACTACTGTCGGATGAAAACAAACTGAGGTGCTCTTGCAAATCACCGTAG